A stretch of the Amycolatopsis sp. BJA-103 genome encodes the following:
- a CDS encoding metalloregulator ArsR/SmtB family transcription factor has protein sequence MPVNDDVFAALANPARREVLGILLDGPRAAGEIAERFDMRRPSLSEHLRVLREAGLVREERKGRNRVYSLEAAPLQEVSDWLSPYERYWRGKLGNLRDLPD, from the coding sequence ATGCCGGTCAACGACGACGTCTTCGCCGCGCTCGCCAACCCCGCCCGCCGCGAGGTGCTGGGCATCCTCCTCGACGGTCCGCGCGCCGCGGGGGAGATCGCCGAACGCTTCGACATGCGGCGGCCGAGTCTGTCGGAGCACCTTCGGGTGCTGCGCGAAGCGGGGCTCGTCAGGGAAGAGCGAAAGGGGCGCAATCGCGTCTACTCGCTGGAAGCCGCTCCGTTGCAGGAAGTCTCCGACTGGCTTTCGCCGTACGAGCGGTACTGGCGCGGGAAGCTGGGCAACCTGCGTGACCTGCCGGACTAG
- a CDS encoding TetR/AcrR family transcriptional regulator → MTDEKPLRADARRNRTRVLEAAERVFTAKGTSAPTEEVAREAGVGVGTVFRHFPTKEALLEAVLYARLHRFVDEAEATVAANSPDPGAAFFGFLTGWIEMADAKNAYFEALSAAGISVPTTGSVIGVRLKEALGVLLSRAQDTGDVRKDLGVDELIPVIIGTAKAAEHAGPQLRTRTICILFDGLRPRQA, encoded by the coding sequence GTGACGGACGAGAAACCGCTCCGAGCCGATGCCCGCCGTAACCGGACAAGGGTGTTGGAGGCTGCGGAGCGCGTCTTCACGGCCAAGGGCACCAGTGCGCCGACCGAAGAAGTCGCCCGCGAAGCAGGCGTCGGGGTCGGCACGGTTTTCCGGCACTTTCCGACGAAGGAAGCCCTGCTGGAAGCCGTTCTCTACGCGCGCCTTCACCGCTTCGTCGATGAAGCGGAAGCCACCGTGGCCGCGAACTCACCCGACCCGGGTGCGGCGTTCTTCGGCTTCCTGACCGGCTGGATCGAGATGGCCGACGCCAAGAACGCCTACTTCGAAGCCCTGTCCGCGGCCGGAATCAGCGTTCCGACGACGGGATCGGTCATCGGCGTCCGGCTCAAAGAGGCGCTCGGCGTGCTTCTCAGCCGCGCGCAGGACACCGGCGACGTCCGCAAGGATCTCGGCGTCGACGAACTGATCCCGGTCATCATCGGGACGGCGAAGGCAGCAGAGCACGCCGGGCCCCAGCTGCGGACCCGGACGATCTGCATTCTTTTCGACGGACTTCGGCCGCGTCAGGCGTAA